In Solanum pennellii chromosome 7, SPENNV200, the following are encoded in one genomic region:
- the LOC107025978 gene encoding F-box protein At3g07870-like isoform X4, with protein MSDYMQKELMNKIFTRLPINSILRCTSVCKSCCNGIVCIAAADQLNYLNHFYFWNPAIRKPVELPDLGYTCEKCDTFAYALGFGYDHVTNDYKVVRVVHTWSHPSPPHVDLYKLSTGVWEDISHVSLSYLFLASTSQAYVNGASHWIASKWDVSSLVSVIVLFNMHDETFSEMILPSSLINESRSFYDEMFLFVSEESLCLVDNNYDKRKPIDIWMMKEYGAPDSWVKQFSIQNNQFAQHIPLRDDIFWTPYSGSAAPTELEIANEFLKPMAIRKNGEILWEGNRRLLVSVDHTGERFKDADVGNLSNDWCYNPRYVSYYKESLVLPDRWTNNCVGDACEESSNLWKREPKDGKRRISRAKSKYRMRIASLLHMSGLLYVSKMKGKWLRKKGRKIKQVKDPSWSN; from the exons ATGTCGGATTATATGCAAAAAGAATTGATGAATAAGATCTTCACAAGATTACCAATCAATTCAATCCTTCGATGCACAAGTGTTTGCAAGTCATG TTGTAATGGGATTGTGTGCATTGCTGCTGCCGACCAATTGAATTACTTGAATCATTTCTACTTTTGGAACCCAGCTATCAGAAAGCCTGTAGAACTCCCAGACCTAGGTTATACATGTGAGAAATGTGATACATTTGCTTATGCGTTGGGGTttggttatgatcatgttaCCAATGACTACAAGGTGGTAAGAGTAGTACACACTTGGTCTCATCCGTCGCCACCTCATGTTGATCTTTATAAGTTAAGCACTGGTGTTTGGGAAGACATTAGTCATGTCTCTCTGTCTTACCTATTCCTTGCCAGTACATCACAGGCATATGTGAATGGAGCTTCTCATTGGATTGCTTCCAAATGGGATGTATCATCGTTGGTGAGTGTGATTGTTTTATTCAACATGCATGATGAGACATTCTCAGAGATGATATTGCCGAGTAGTTTAATCAATGAGTCACGATCATTCTATGATGAAATGTTCCTTTTTGTGTCAGAGGAATCTCTTTGTTTGGTTGATAATAACTATGACAAACGCAAACCTATTGATATTTGGATGATGAAAGAGTATGGTGCACCAGACTCATGGGTGAAACAGTTCAGCATCCAAAATAATCAGTTTGCACAACATATTCCTCTTCGTGATGACATTTTCTGGACACCTTATTCCGGAAGCGCTGCTCCAACTGAGCTTGAGATTGCTAATGAGTTTCTGAAGCCAATGGCTATAAGAAAAAATGGTGAAATCTTATGGGAAGGTAACCGAAGATTATTGGTTTCAGTTGATCATACAGGTGAAAGGTTTAAAGATGCCGACGTTGGTAACTTATCAAATGATTGGTGTTACAATCCGCGTTATGTTAGTTATTACAAAGAGAGCCTTGTTTTACCTGATAGATGGACAAATAATTGTGTTGGAGATGCTTGTGAGGAGTCATCCAATTTATGGAAGAGAGAGCCCAAAGATGGGAAAAGAAGGATCTCAAGGGCAAAATCTAAATATAGAATGCGGATTGCATCTCTTCTGCACATGAGTGGATTGCTTTACGTGTCAAAAATGAAAGGGAAAtggttgaggaagaaaggaaggaagaTCAAGCAAGTCAAAGATCCTTCATGGTCCAATTAA
- the LOC107025978 gene encoding F-box protein At3g07870-like isoform X3 codes for MSDYVPEDLMIKIFTRLPIKSILRCTSVCKSCCNGIVCIAAADQLNYLNHFYFWNPAIRKPVELPDLGYTCEKCDTFAYALGFGYDHVTNDYKVVRVVHTWSHPSPPHVDLYKLSTGVWEDISHVSLSYLFLASTSQAYVNGASHWIASKWDVSSLVSVIVLFNMHDETFSEMILPSSLINESRSFYDEMFLFVSEESLCLVDNNYDKRKPIDIWMMKEYGAPDSWVKQFSIQNNQFAQHIPLRDDIFWTPYSGSAAPTELEIANEFLKPMAIRKNGEILWEGNRRLLVSVDHTGERFKDADVGNLSNDWCYNPRYVSYYKESLVLPDRWTNNCVGDACEESSNLWKREPKDGKRRISRAKSKYRMRIASLLHMSGLLYVSKMKGKWLRKKGRKIKQVKDPSWSN; via the exons ATGTCGGATTATGTGCCAGAAGACTTGATGATTAAGATCTTCACAAGGTTACCAATCAAATCAATCCTTCGATGCACAAGTGTTTGCAAGTCATG TTGTAATGGGATTGTGTGCATTGCTGCTGCCGACCAATTGAATTACTTGAATCATTTCTACTTTTGGAACCCAGCTATCAGAAAGCCTGTAGAACTCCCAGACCTAGGTTATACATGTGAGAAATGTGATACATTTGCTTATGCGTTGGGGTttggttatgatcatgttaCCAATGACTACAAGGTGGTAAGAGTAGTACACACTTGGTCTCATCCGTCGCCACCTCATGTTGATCTTTATAAGTTAAGCACTGGTGTTTGGGAAGACATTAGTCATGTCTCTCTGTCTTACCTATTCCTTGCCAGTACATCACAGGCATATGTGAATGGAGCTTCTCATTGGATTGCTTCCAAATGGGATGTATCATCGTTGGTGAGTGTGATTGTTTTATTCAACATGCATGATGAGACATTCTCAGAGATGATATTGCCGAGTAGTTTAATCAATGAGTCACGATCATTCTATGATGAAATGTTCCTTTTTGTGTCAGAGGAATCTCTTTGTTTGGTTGATAATAACTATGACAAACGCAAACCTATTGATATTTGGATGATGAAAGAGTATGGTGCACCAGACTCATGGGTGAAACAGTTCAGCATCCAAAATAATCAGTTTGCACAACATATTCCTCTTCGTGATGACATTTTCTGGACACCTTATTCCGGAAGCGCTGCTCCAACTGAGCTTGAGATTGCTAATGAGTTTCTGAAGCCAATGGCTATAAGAAAAAATGGTGAAATCTTATGGGAAGGTAACCGAAGATTATTGGTTTCAGTTGATCATACAGGTGAAAGGTTTAAAGATGCCGACGTTGGTAACTTATCAAATGATTGGTGTTACAATCCGCGTTATGTTAGTTATTACAAAGAGAGCCTTGTTTTACCTGATAGATGGACAAATAATTGTGTTGGAGATGCTTGTGAGGAGTCATCCAATTTATGGAAGAGAGAGCCCAAAGATGGGAAAAGAAGGATCTCAAGGGCAAAATCTAAATATAGAATGCGGATTGCATCTCTTCTGCACATGAGTGGATTGCTTTACGTGTCAAAAATGAAAGGGAAAtggttgaggaagaaaggaaggaagaTCAAGCAAGTCAAAGATCCTTCATGGTCCAATTAA
- the LOC107025978 gene encoding F-box protein At3g07870-like isoform X2, producing MSDYVPEDLMIKIFTRLPIKSILRCTSVCKSCNGVVTIVGSCNGIVCIAAADQLNYLNHFYFWNPAIRKPVELPDLGYTCEKCDTFAYALGFGYDHVTNDYKVVRVVHTWSHPSPPHVDLYKLSTGVWEDISHVSLSYLFLASTSQAYVNGASHWIASKWDVSSLVSVIVLFNMHDETFSEMILPSSLINESRSFYDEMFLFVSEESLCLVDNNYDKRKPIDIWMMKEYGAPDSWVKQFSIQNNQFAQHIPLRDDIFWTPYSGSAAPTELEIANEFLKPMAIRKNGEILWEGNRRLLVSVDHTGERFKDADVGNLSNDWCYNPRYVSYYKESLVLPDRWTNNCVGDACEESSNLWKREPKDGKRRISRAKSKYRMRIASLLHMSGLLYVSKMKGKWLRKKGRKIKQVKDPSWSN from the exons ATGTCGGATTATGTGCCAGAAGACTTGATGATTAAGATCTTCACAAGGTTACCAATCAAATCAATCCTTCGATGCACAAGTGTTTGCAAGTCATG TAATGGTGTCGTTACTATTGTGGGCAGTTGTAATGGGATTGTGTGCATTGCTGCTGCCGACCAATTGAATTACTTGAATCATTTCTACTTTTGGAACCCAGCTATCAGAAAGCCTGTAGAACTCCCAGACCTAGGTTATACATGTGAGAAATGTGATACATTTGCTTATGCGTTGGGGTttggttatgatcatgttaCCAATGACTACAAGGTGGTAAGAGTAGTACACACTTGGTCTCATCCGTCGCCACCTCATGTTGATCTTTATAAGTTAAGCACTGGTGTTTGGGAAGACATTAGTCATGTCTCTCTGTCTTACCTATTCCTTGCCAGTACATCACAGGCATATGTGAATGGAGCTTCTCATTGGATTGCTTCCAAATGGGATGTATCATCGTTGGTGAGTGTGATTGTTTTATTCAACATGCATGATGAGACATTCTCAGAGATGATATTGCCGAGTAGTTTAATCAATGAGTCACGATCATTCTATGATGAAATGTTCCTTTTTGTGTCAGAGGAATCTCTTTGTTTGGTTGATAATAACTATGACAAACGCAAACCTATTGATATTTGGATGATGAAAGAGTATGGTGCACCAGACTCATGGGTGAAACAGTTCAGCATCCAAAATAATCAGTTTGCACAACATATTCCTCTTCGTGATGACATTTTCTGGACACCTTATTCCGGAAGCGCTGCTCCAACTGAGCTTGAGATTGCTAATGAGTTTCTGAAGCCAATGGCTATAAGAAAAAATGGTGAAATCTTATGGGAAGGTAACCGAAGATTATTGGTTTCAGTTGATCATACAGGTGAAAGGTTTAAAGATGCCGACGTTGGTAACTTATCAAATGATTGGTGTTACAATCCGCGTTATGTTAGTTATTACAAAGAGAGCCTTGTTTTACCTGATAGATGGACAAATAATTGTGTTGGAGATGCTTGTGAGGAGTCATCCAATTTATGGAAGAGAGAGCCCAAAGATGGGAAAAGAAGGATCTCAAGGGCAAAATCTAAATATAGAATGCGGATTGCATCTCTTCTGCACATGAGTGGATTGCTTTACGTGTCAAAAATGAAAGGGAAAtggttgaggaagaaaggaaggaagaTCAAGCAAGTCAAAGATCCTTCATGGTCCAATTAA
- the LOC107025978 gene encoding F-box protein CPR1-like isoform X1 — MSDYVPEDLMIKIFTRLPIKSILRCTSVCKSWYSLLTSPNFIFTHLNRKQDDHILIQNYVGNSEIYIYALSRYNEKLDQNNHLDYSFKCSNGVVTIVGSCNGIVCIAAADQLNYLNHFYFWNPAIRKPVELPDLGYTCEKCDTFAYALGFGYDHVTNDYKVVRVVHTWSHPSPPHVDLYKLSTGVWEDISHVSLSYLFLASTSQAYVNGASHWIASKWDVSSLVSVIVLFNMHDETFSEMILPSSLINESRSFYDEMFLFVSEESLCLVDNNYDKRKPIDIWMMKEYGAPDSWVKQFSIQNNQFAQHIPLRDDIFWTPYSGSAAPTELEIANEFLKPMAIRKNGEILWEGNRRLLVSVDHTGERFKDADVGNLSNDWCYNPRYVSYYKESLVLPDRWTNNCVGDACEESSNLWKREPKDGKRRISRAKSKYRMRIASLLHMSGLLYVSKMKGKWLRKKGRKIKQVKDPSWSN; from the coding sequence ATGTCGGATTATGTGCCAGAAGACTTGATGATTAAGATCTTCACAAGGTTACCAATCAAATCAATCCTTCGATGCACAAGTGTTTGCAAGTCATGGTACTCTCTTCTAACTAGCCCTAATTTTATCTTTACGCATCTCAATCGGAAACAAGATGATCACATCCTGATTCAGAATTACGTTGGAAACtcagaaatatatatatatgctttatCTCGTTATAATGAGAAATTGGATCAAAATAACCACTTAGATTATTCATTTAAGTGCAGTAATGGTGTCGTTACTATTGTGGGCAGTTGTAATGGGATTGTGTGCATTGCTGCTGCCGACCAATTGAATTACTTGAATCATTTCTACTTTTGGAACCCAGCTATCAGAAAGCCTGTAGAACTCCCAGACCTAGGTTATACATGTGAGAAATGTGATACATTTGCTTATGCGTTGGGGTttggttatgatcatgttaCCAATGACTACAAGGTGGTAAGAGTAGTACACACTTGGTCTCATCCGTCGCCACCTCATGTTGATCTTTATAAGTTAAGCACTGGTGTTTGGGAAGACATTAGTCATGTCTCTCTGTCTTACCTATTCCTTGCCAGTACATCACAGGCATATGTGAATGGAGCTTCTCATTGGATTGCTTCCAAATGGGATGTATCATCGTTGGTGAGTGTGATTGTTTTATTCAACATGCATGATGAGACATTCTCAGAGATGATATTGCCGAGTAGTTTAATCAATGAGTCACGATCATTCTATGATGAAATGTTCCTTTTTGTGTCAGAGGAATCTCTTTGTTTGGTTGATAATAACTATGACAAACGCAAACCTATTGATATTTGGATGATGAAAGAGTATGGTGCACCAGACTCATGGGTGAAACAGTTCAGCATCCAAAATAATCAGTTTGCACAACATATTCCTCTTCGTGATGACATTTTCTGGACACCTTATTCCGGAAGCGCTGCTCCAACTGAGCTTGAGATTGCTAATGAGTTTCTGAAGCCAATGGCTATAAGAAAAAATGGTGAAATCTTATGGGAAGGTAACCGAAGATTATTGGTTTCAGTTGATCATACAGGTGAAAGGTTTAAAGATGCCGACGTTGGTAACTTATCAAATGATTGGTGTTACAATCCGCGTTATGTTAGTTATTACAAAGAGAGCCTTGTTTTACCTGATAGATGGACAAATAATTGTGTTGGAGATGCTTGTGAGGAGTCATCCAATTTATGGAAGAGAGAGCCCAAAGATGGGAAAAGAAGGATCTCAAGGGCAAAATCTAAATATAGAATGCGGATTGCATCTCTTCTGCACATGAGTGGATTGCTTTACGTGTCAAAAATGAAAGGGAAAtggttgaggaagaaaggaaggaagaTCAAGCAAGTCAAAGATCCTTCATGGTCCAATTAA